A genomic stretch from Mesoplodon densirostris isolate mMesDen1 chromosome 3, mMesDen1 primary haplotype, whole genome shotgun sequence includes:
- the LOC132485535 gene encoding LOW QUALITY PROTEIN: stAR-related lipid transfer protein 4-like (The sequence of the model RefSeq protein was modified relative to this genomic sequence to represent the inferred CDS: inserted 1 base in 1 codon), whose protein sequence is MAEPASGRVWTSQGKQMEALPDAAVLATRLKNTLIQYHSLEDDKWRVAKKMKDVTIWRKPSEEFNGYLFKAQGVIDDVINSVIDHIRPGPCRLDWDSLMTSLDILEYFEENCCVMRYTTAGQLWNIISPREFVDFSYTVDYKEGLLSCEISLDWSEKRSEFVRGYNHPCGWFCVPLKDSPNQSLLTGYIQTNLHGMVPQSAVDTAMASTLINXYGDLQKALQKA, encoded by the exons ATGGCGGAACCGGCGTCCGGACGCGTGTGGACCTCACAGGGAAAACAAATGGAAGCCCTGCCTGATGCAGCTGTTTTGGCGACTAGACTTAAAAACACTCTCATCCAATACCACAGCCTTGAAGATGACAAGTGGCGAGTtgctaagaaaatgaaagatGTAACAATTTGGAGGAAACCTTCAGAAGAATTTAATGGATATCTCTTCAAAGCCCAAGGTGTTATAGACGATGTCATCAATAGTGTAATAGACCATATACGCCCAGGTCCCTGTCGCTTGGATTGGGACAGCTTAATGACCTCATTGGATATTTTGGAGTACTTTGAAGAGAATTGCTGTGTGATGCGTTATACTACTGCTGGTCAGCTTTGGAATATAATTTCCCCAAGAGAGTTTGTTGACTTCTCCTATACTGTGGACTATAAAGAAGGGCTTTTATCCTGTGAGATAAGTCTTGACTGGAGTGAAAAGAGATCAGAATTTGTTCGTGGATATAACCATCCCTGTGGTTGGTTCTGTGTTCCTCTTAAAGATAGTCCAAACCAGAGTCTTTTGACAGGCTATATTCAGACGAATCTGCATGGAATGGTTCCCCAGTCTGCAGTAGATACAGCCATGGCAAGCACTTTAATCA ACTATGGTGATTTACAAAAAGCCTTACAAAAGGCATAA